In the genome of Raphanus sativus cultivar WK10039 chromosome 4, ASM80110v3, whole genome shotgun sequence, one region contains:
- the LOC108829657 gene encoding uncharacterized protein LOC108829657: protein MRTISWNCRGIGNDLTVRRLTEMCQKHRLGLVFLSETENRRLLLQNFQTDLGFDHLFTVEPLGLSGGLALFSMDEFQVNVLFSNNRMIDIETVIDGIKVFMTFVYGDPVLERRDHVWERLTRFSTTRTGPWFMIGDFNEITGHYEKEGGRQRTDSSFLPFKQMLSDCGMLEFPFTGDMLSWVGKMAWRVTVRCRLNRAVGNADWHEKFPHSKTKYMRLWGSDHRPILADILKKPSRRSRKFKFDKRWLDNEELRQLKEKVEGLYADDDATTEEIAAVLKELSDALKAEEMFWKQKCRVFWLRKGDHNTKFFHALTKQRRARNKITQLLDENGNIVEDEEGLVAISTSYFRQILESTNPLDIEEALSEVPTTITEPMNESLTAPVMEWEIKLALFTMHPEKAPGPDGMTALFYQKFWDIVKDDLTFMVNKFLTEGIMPEGLNETNICLIPKTTKPNEWLSFGLLVCATTKPSRRNKRMAIKTDMSKAYDRMEWSFIEAVMRKMGFSETWITWIMRCITSRINATTRQEIKDVLGLQNDGGMETYLGIPEDISGSKCKLFAFLKDKLMHRVNGWTGRWLSKGGKEVLIKSIFLALPTISAARELLLLGIRHKIYSGYEVKVWEDPWIPLNSARPAIPIAPVMHSNMRVSDLIDQELKEWDINLLEQYVSPDDIPLIRSLTISTTHRPDTFCWNFTRHG from the exons ATGAGGACAAtcagttggaactgtcgaggGATTGGAAACGACCTTACAGTTCGACGCCTTACGGAGATGTGTCAGAAGCATCGCCTAGGACTCGTGTTTCTATCTGAAACGGAGAATAGGAGGCTGCTGTTGCAAAACTTTCAGACCGACTTAGGATTTGATCATTTGTTTACCGTTGAGCCACTTGGTCTCAGCGGAGGTTTAGCTCTTTTTTCTATGGATGAATTtcaagttaatgttttattttcaaataacagaATGATTGACATTGAGACAGTCATTGATGGAATAAAAGTCTTTATGACGTTTGTTTATGGGGATCCTGTACTAGAACGAAGAGATCATGTTTGGGAACGTCTTACGCGTTTCTCAACAACAAGAACTGGACCTTGGTTTATGATAGGTGATTTCAATGAGATTACTGGTCATTATGAAAAAGAAGGAGGCAGACAACGTACTGATAGCTCTTTTCTACCTTTTAAGCAAATGCTAAGTGATTGTGGGATGCTAGAATTTCCATTCACTGGAGATATGCTATCATGGGTTGGTAAGATGGCATGGAGAGTAACTGTTAGATGTCGTCTGAACAGAGCAGTAGGAAATGCTGACTGGCATGAGAAGTTCCCTCATTCGAAGACGAAGTACATGAGGTTATGGGGTTCGGATCATCGTCCGATACTTGCTGACATCCTCAAAAAACCATCCAGGAGATCGAGGAAATTTAAGTTTGACAAAAGATGGTTGGACAATGAGGAACTGAGACAA CTTAAAGAAAAAGTGGAAGGTCTATATGCAGATGATGATGCCACAACAGAGGAGATTGCAGCAGTTTTGAAGGAGCTTTCTGATGCTCTTAAGGCAGAAGAAATGTTCTGGAAACAAAAGTGTCGTGTATTTTGGCTAAGGAAAGGAGATCACAACACGAAATTTTTCCATGCCttaacaaaacaaagaagagcAAGGAACAAGATCACTCAGCTTCTGGATGAAAATGGAAATAttgtggaagatgaagaaggattaGTAGCCATTTCTACTAGTTATTTTAGACAGATCCTTGAGTCTACTAATCCATTGGATATTGaagaagctctatctgaagttCCTACGACAATAACGGAGCCAATGAACGAAAGTCTTACAGCACCGGTAATGGAGTGGGAGATTAAATTAGCACTCTTTACTATGCATCCAGAAAAAGCCCCGGGGCCAGATGGGATGACTGCACTGTTCTACCAGAAGTTCTGGGATATAGTAAAGGATGATTTAACTTTTATGGTTAATAAGTTCCTTACTGAAGGGATAATGCCCGAGGGACTGAATGAAACTAATATTTGTCTCATCCCAAAGACAACAAAACCTAATGAATGGCTCAGTTTCGGCCTATTAGTTTGTGCAAC GACCAAGCCAAGCAGACGCAACAAGAGAATGGCTATTAAAACAGATATGAGTAAAGCCTATGATAGGATGGAGTGGTCATTTATTGAAGCTGTGATGAGAAAGATGGGTTTCTCAGAAACTTGGATCACATGGATCATGAGATGTATTACGTCA aggattaATGCAACCACAAGGCAAGAGATCAAAGATGTACTTGGACTACAGAATGATGGAGGGATGGAGACTTACTTGGGTATTCCAGAAGatattagtggttcaaaatgCAAGCTCTTTGCCTTCCTAAAAGATAAACTAATGCATAGAGTGAATGGCTGGACAGGTCGCTGGCTCTCAAAAGGTGGAAAAGAAGTATTGATTAAATCCAtttttcttgctcttccaac TATTTCCGCTGCGAGGGAGCTTTTGTTGCTGGGGATAAGACATAAAATTTACTCTGGTTATGAGGTTAAGGTGTGGGAGGACCCCTGGATTCCATTGAATTCTGCTAGGCCAGCTATACCTATAGCGCCAGTTATGCATTCAAATATGAGAGTAAGTGATCTTATTGATCAGGAGCTGAAGGAATGGGATATTAATCTACTGGAACAATATGTCAGCCCTGATGACATACCCCTTATAAGGAGTTTAACCATAAGCACAACTCATAGACCTGACACATTTTGCTGGAATTTCACAAGACATGGATAA